In Leptidea sinapis chromosome 28, ilLepSina1.1, whole genome shotgun sequence, a single genomic region encodes these proteins:
- the LOC126973144 gene encoding ubiquitin-conjugating enzyme E2 Q2, translating to MACLNTLKLEIKTLEQVFPKNHERFQIMSASVDELTCRFVGKNGKKYEIHANITETYPTTPPVWFADSEDLIVTNAVQILSNTQGRDNHVINQVGILLRELCKLHGVPEPPDLDSLSLPLHPMPHQRVQSCTSNGAESGTEEDEEMPVEDDDSEGEDDLPLEMVDDAGRSNKEEMETEHLATLERLRQNQRQDYLAGSVSGSLQATDRLMKELRDIYRSHSFKSNMYSIELINDSLYEWNIRLRSVDPDSPLHNDLLLLKEKEGKDSILLNIMFKETYPFEPPFVRVVYPIISGGYVLVGGAICMELLTKQGWSSAYTVEAVIMQIAATLVKGKARIQFGATKLVSQSQYSLARAQQSFKCLVQIHEKNGWFTPPKEDG from the exons ATGGCTTGCTTGAATACCCTAAAGCTAGAAATAAAGACTTTAGAACAAGTGTTTCCGAAAAATCATGAGCGGTTTCAGATAATGTCAGCCAGTGTCGACGAGCTGACCTGCAGATTCGTTGGCAAAAATGGAAAGAAATACGAAATTCATGCGAATATCACA gaAACATACCCCACTACACCTCCAGTCTGGTTTGCCGATAGTGAAGATTTAATTGTTACAAATGCTGTTCAGATCCTCAGTAATACACAGGGAAGGGATAATCATGTTATAAATCAG GTTGGTATATTATTGCGAGAACTATGCAAGTTACATGGAGTCCCTGAGCCCCCAGATTTGGATTCCCTGTCATTGCCCCTACATCCAATGCCACACCAGAG agtACAAAGTTGTACATCTAATGGTGCAGAATCTGGTACAGAAGAAGATGAAGAAATGCCTGTGGAAGATGATGACTCAGAAGGAGAGGATGACTTGCCATTAGAAATGGTGGATGATGCCGGTAGAAGCAACAAG GAGGAAATGGAAACAGAGCATTTAGCAACATTGGAGCGACTGAGACAAAATCAAAGACAGGATTATTTGGCTGGAAGTGTTTCTGGAAGCTTACAGGCAACTGATCGACTTATGAAAGAACTTAGAGATATTTATAGATCACACTCATTTAAAAGTAACATGTACTCAATAG AATTGATTAATGACTCGCTATATGAATGGAATATCCGTTTAAGATCTGTAGATCCTGACAGCCCTTTACACAATGATTTATTACTCCTGAAAGAGAAGGAGGGCAAAGACTCAATTTTACTCAACATTATGTTTAAAGAAACATATCCATTTGAGCCACCTTTTGTTCGAGTTGTCTACCCAATTATATCAG GAGGTTATGTACTTGTGGGTGGTGCAATATGTATGGAGCTGTTAACAAAACAGGGCTGGTCTTCAGCATACACAGTCGAAGCGGTTATAATGCAGATAGCTGCCACATTAGTTAAGGGCAAAGCACGCATCCAGTTTGGTGCGACTAAACTAGTGTCACAGTCGCAGTACAGCCTTGCGCGTGCGCAACAAAGCTTTAAGTGCCTAGTGCAGATACATGAAAAGAATG GCTGGTTCACACCACCCAAGGAGGACGGTTAA